The genome window GTCCACAAACTGGCTTTGAAGCATATCGCTGAATGCCTGAATCCGTCGGAGCGGTTCCTGCAAATCGTGGGAGGCTATCTGGGCAAACTGCTGCAAATTTTCGTTAGACCGTTTCAGTTCAGCAACAGCCTCCTTTAGTTCATTTTCCTGTTGCTGAGCGGCTATTTCGACCTTTTTTCGGTCGGTTACGTTGTTATAGGTGACAACAACACCATCGTTACCCTGCTTAACCGCCGATACCTCAAACCAGCCTTCCAGTCCAAATTTATCCCGGTAATACTGAAGACTTTGTTCTGCCTGACCATTAGTAACTACCCGTATATACAAGTCGAAAAAACCGTTTTCGCGATTGCCCGGGAACACGGTCAGCAACGATCGACCAATGATCTGATCGGGTGTCATGAAGTTACTTTTGATGACCGCTTCGTTCGCGGTATCCATCATAAAATCGACGATACTACCAGTCTGGTCCCGCATGGCCGTCATGGCAATGATGCTGTTCAGTGATGCGTCCAGCGTGGTTCGCAATTGGTGTGTCTGACGCTCCAGAACCTGCGTTTGTTCGGCAACGCGCTGCTGAAGAATCTCTTCGGTCCGTTTGTTGGCTGTAATATCGATGACAGTACCGGTAAGACCGTTTGCCTGACCATGTTCGTCGAAGAAGGCCTGTCCATTTGCCTGTAACCAGCGAATTTTACCGTCGTTGAGGCCCACCGTGCGGTACTCGATTGCGTAATGACCACCACTACCGGATTCCAGCGAATCCTGAATCGTTCGCTCTACCCGGTCCCGATCAGTTGGATGAATACCCTGGATAAAGGTGGGATAATCGACCGATGCCGTTACGGGTAGCCCAAACAGTTCTTTCGTTCGATCTGACCAGGTCAGCTCATTTGTGATCGGGTTCAGTTCCCAGGTGCCTAATTTGGCCGATTCGATAGCGAGTCGTAGTCGCCCTTCAACTTCCTGGGCATGAATTTCGGCTTTTTTGCGGTCGGTGACGTCGACCAGCACCCCTGAAAAGATGCTCGGTTCGTTCTGGTCCGTGTAAGCTAACCGACCACGGGCGAGTACCCACTTTATGGTGCCCGTTCCGGTAACGATGCGGTACTCCGCTTCATAGGTCCGATTGAGTCGCATCGCATCCTCAATGAGCTGTACAACAAGCGAACGGTCGTCAGCATGAATAGCATCGGTGAATGTGTTCAAGGGTAACCCGTCCTCGGTTGGTAATCCCTGAATACCAAACAGTTGAAATAGGTTCGAATCGCCGTAAACCCGGTCGCTGCCAATGTTCCAGAACCAGGTCGCAATCATTCCTATACTGAGAGCGGTTTGGAGCTGATCGTATGAACGAAGAAGAATATCTTCCTGCAACAAATGTGGATTACGTTGAGCGGCAACGAGTTGGTTCATTCTTAACTGGCTAGTTACGATCAGATGTCCTTAATCAAGTGGTAACTAAAAACGTATACGGTTGGTTATTAGTGTTAGTACTCAGCCCGGTCGTCTCTTCATTGTGAAAAGACGACCGGGCTGAGTTAGCGTTTAACGACTACGAATGCTGACTTGCTTAGTTTTTTATTACCCGCTTCCTGAATATCTGCTCACCAATGCGCACTTCCACGAAGTAAACGCCACCCGAAGCCGATTGCAGGTTGAGCGACTGCTCGAAGGTATCGGTCGTTTTCTGATGCGCCTGCCGGACAATCTCGACGCCGTTCAGGTTCCGGACGGCCAGTGTCAGCGCCCCTCTTAACGGACTGCTGAAGGATACGGTCATCAACCCATCGCTGGGGTTCGGCGTTACGGTCATTGCCTGCTCGACCAGCGGGTTGGTGGCCGTAACGGTTCCTGTCCGCACATTGACGCGCACTGTCGCCTGGGCTGTACAAAGGTCAACGCCTGAGCCTGATACGGTGTACGACGTCGTTTGCGTTGGCTGTGCCACGACCTGTGGACCCAGGGTGGTGTTCAGCCCAGTACCGGACCACGTGAATACACTGGCTCCCGTCGCGTTCAGCGTAACGGTCTGGCCCGGATCGATAAACAGCGACGACGACGCTACCTGTACCGATGGCTTCATGCCGATGCGGGCGGTAATGTTATGCGAAACGTTTATGCCCAGACTATCGGCATAGCGCAGCCAGTCACCTTTCTGATTCTGCCGCCAGGCCGTGGCAAACAACGATTCCCCGTTTTGAGACGTGACCAGCGCAACAGTGTCACCAGCGGCATAGGGTAGGAGAACCCCAACATGGTACGATAAGCCGAAGAGCGGCACATTTTTGTCGAACGTCACGGTTGTAGGGCGGTTGTTGGCTACATCATCAAGAATAGTTCGCAACGGAACGTCTTTTTGACCCAGAATAGCGCCGGGGCCGTTCTGAAAACCGCGACCATTCCAGACCGTTACCGTCACGACTGATTCCGTAGCGGCACCTCGGGCGGCTTTGGCCACACCAAATTTTAGGGATGCACCTGCCAGATTATTATAGCTCAACGTGTTGTCGAAGAATTCCGAAACGGCCTGTGCCCGTTTGCTGTTCTGGCCCGCCAGATAACCCGTTCCGCCAGGCTCTCGTATGACGGTAGGTGTTCCGCTGAAGTTGGTGACCTCGGCGCATAAACCCTGATTCAGCACTTCGATGTATTCGGTGCGAACCAGCGGGTCCGATGTGCCAATGGCATTCGACGTGACCAGCGTTACTTTGAATTTACCGGGCTGATTGTACGTTACCGTTGGGTTCTGCTCGGTTGAGGTAGCCGGTGTGCCGCCCTCAAAGGTCCATTCCCATTTAGTCGGAAATCCACTCGAAATATCAGTAAAGCGAACCTGTCCGCCGAGCAATACTTTTCGCGTATTGGCTTGAAAGTTTGATGTAGGGCGAGATGCTACCAGCGTGCCACAAACGTTAGACGTGAGCAGGGTATTTCGGCGCGGACTGATTTCCATCACGGCCCGAATCCGGTCTTTTTGGTTCAGCGTAAAGATATTCATGCAGGCATCATTGGAATAGTCCATGTAGTTCTGCACCATGTTTGCATTGCCGCAACTAACTCGTCCCGTTGGGCAGCCACTACTGGCCGATGCCTGCGGGGGCGTATCGGCACAAAAATCATCACCGCAGTTAGCATCACCCCAGATATGGCGCAGACCCAGCCAGTGACCTGTTTCGTGCGTTAAGGTGCGACCCAGATTGTAGGTGTTCCGCATGGTCGGGAAATTACCTTTGCTGGCATTGCCAAACGACCGGTAATCGATCACGACACCATCGGTACTGGCCGGACTGCTGGTTGGAATACCCGCCAGATTAGACTGGCTCGGAAACTGCGCATAGCCAAGGACGCTACCTCCTCCGGCCACGGGTTCATTGAGTTCCAGCACCCAGATGTTGTAGTATTTGTCGGGATTCCAGTATGTACCTGGCTTAAGGATACCGTCCGTGTCGTTGATATTCCAGTTAGCGCGGTTGCCATTGTATCGATCAATACCCGGTTCGGCCATCGTCTGCCCCTGAGGATTGACCACTGCCGCACAAAACTCAATTTCGATATCCGCGCCAACCGGATTCGCGTTGAAACCCGGTGTGCCCGCTTTCCGGCGGTAATCCTCATTCAGCGTTTCCAACTGCGACTGCACCTGGGCGGCACTGATGTTTCGGCCCGAGCCAACTGCTTCGCCATTATGCACAACGTGAACAACAACTGGAATGGTAATAACCGTTGCTGTCTGGCGGCTGGCGGCCATTCGCTTCTTAAGTTCAACCATTTTGAGTTGCAGCTGCCGTTCAAAATCGTTGAGTGTGCCCAGCTGTGGGTATTTGGCACGTAAGGCACTGTCCATTTGCATGGTAGCGCATTTATCCGGTGGCCCAAGCGGATCCTGAGCCTGGATTGCTTGGCTGCAAATAAAGAGAAGTGACAGGCTGAGTAGTAATCGGAACATACGCCTATTTGGTAGTAACAGAATTGAATGTGAACCGATAACTGGCATCGATATCACCAAAGTAAAGTTCTACGGTTAAAACGGTAGCCGTCAGGGTTTTTACTGTAGCCAGGTACTTACCATCCAGAACCGGAATGTAGAACGCCAGCGTAGCATTGGCATTGACCAGATCCCAGCTATCCGTTAGGTAGATATCGGATGCCGATGATGAGCATTTGGTAGCGCCCTCACTCGCTTCGAGTTTGTGCTCGGCGTTGGCGTAGAAAGTGATCAGATCGTCATAGATGCAAGGATCGATACCACTCTGATTGACAGGAATGACTCCTGATCCGGTACCACTATCAAAAACCTGTAAAGAGACCATCTTCCATGATTTTTTTTCGGTGCCAGTCAGCAGTTGACTATAGGTGGTGGGTTTGGGTTCAATTTTTTCGGAACATCCCCCAAGCAGCCAGCCAACTATACTCGGAATGAGCAGAAAGCGTAAAAAGTATCGCATAAAGCAGCGTGTCGAACGGTTTATTGGGGTGTGTACGTCTGTGTAAAAAGAAGTGTGGTGTCCCGATAGGTAGTCACCGAATTACTCGTCATCCCGATCCGGACTTTTGCCTGAAGGTTCAGGGTGATCTGGCGATTACGTGGATTCCAGGCTCCGGTTCCGCTAAGTGCTCCATTTGTGCCAAGCGCGTCGTTTGCCTGCGAAGGAACAGTCAGTGAGTTATCACCATTATCCGTAAAAATTAACGCTGGCTTTTCGGCATTGAACCCGAACAAAGTACTGTTGCCTACAACCACAAAATTAATCAGACCGATGTTCCAGTTGCTTAGCGTATACTGCTTACAATCGGTGCTGGTTATCTCAACATTTGGCACCGTTGCTGTTCTTCCTGCTACGACGCCACTTCCCGTATAAAAACCGCCGAACAGGCAGTCGTCTTTGATTGTCAGCGTAAACCTTCTACCTATGGGTACTTCGCCCGTACCAAAACCGACCTGTAAGGTGTTGGGTTGCACACCCGTCAGTGTAAAGGTGAGCGATTGGGAGTCCAGGATATTGTTGGCATTATTGATCAGTTTTACGGAAATTTCGCCGAAGCTCTTGTTGGCTGGGATGATCACCGTCCCTTTCGTGCCGACAATACTATAGTCCTTTCCTTCGCGCGCTGTCCCGCTCACGCTGTAATTGATCGTAATCGGCTGACTTAGTATCGGACCAACATTATGCACCCGAATGGCAATCGGCTGGCTATAGCTTTCCTTGTACGTTAGCGTTGAATCGGTGAACCGGACGAAGTACGGTCCTTGGAACGTTCGGTTCAAATCGTGATCTTCCTCACAGGCCCCCGACACCCACCCAACCGCCACGACCATAAGAAGGGTCACCAGCCAATGGTGGCTGGTATACTGTTTACCCGATTGTTTATATGTAGTTTGGTCTTTCATATTGTAGACTTCACTGAATCGATTTTAAGAAATGTAAACCTATAGGGCTTTTGACACCCAGCACGCTCTGACCAGATCTAGTAACCCGGATTCTGGTTCAAGCTTGGGTTTTGCTGGATCTCACGCTGCGGGATAGGCCAGAGCTCGTAGCGGCTGTTCCAGTTGGGCGTGAAGGCGGACATAACTGCCTGCGCCCGCCCCGTCCGAACCAGATCGTACCACCGTTGTCCTTCGAACGCCAGTTCATAAACACGTTCCCGTTCAACGGCTAGCAGCACATCGGCCTGGGCAGATACGGCAACCGCTGGTGCTTTGGCACGGGTACGCAACACGTTGATGTCGGCAATGGCTCCGCTGGTACCGGTCAGTTTTCCCTGCTGAGCACGGGCTTCGGCCCGGATCAGATACAGTTCGGCGAGCCGCATTAAGACAATGTTGTTGTTATCCTCCGAAGCTGTACCGTATTTAAGTACCGTCCAGCCGTTGTCATTTCCTTTCAGGTTCTGAACGCTGAAGCCAATCGTAGCACTGCGTGTACCCGATTCCGCCGATGTAAGAGCAGCAACGATCTGATTCGATGGAATAACCTCCCGGCGGCTCACATACAGGTTATTTAAGCTATAGCTACTGGTTCCCGGATCATCGGTGAGATTGTAACCAACTTCAAGAACAGATTCAGCCGTAAAGTCTCTCAGAACAATATCGGAGTAATTGGTTAGCAGGGTATATACCCCCGCACTAATTACAGTTGAAGTCATCTGTTCCGCCAGTGCCCAGTTTTTCATGTACAGATAATACCGGGCCATAGCTGCCTGGCAATTCAGTTTATTGATGTAGGTCGCATTCGTGGTTACGTCCGTTGATCCAGAGGCTACGGAGGGTAAATCGGTGAGAGCTGCCTGGTAATCAGCCAGTACCGAAGCCAGAATGTCGGCTTTGGCCGTTCGGCCTATATTACGGTTCGTTGCCTGATCGGTCGTTATTACTTTTGGAATATCCCCGTAGGTGTACGCACCAATGAAGTTAGCCCAGCCGCGCATAAACTTCGCTTCGGCAGAGACCTGTTTCCGCGTGGCTTCCGTAACACCACTTACCTGCGGTAGCCTGTCCAAAATAAAATTAGCCACGTAAATGGTGCGGTACAGATTTACCCAAAGCTCATCAACGGCCCCGTTTGCCGCTGTAATTTGCTTGGTGCCC of Spirosoma agri contains these proteins:
- a CDS encoding PAS domain-containing sensor histidine kinase, with amino-acid sequence MNQLVAAQRNPHLLQEDILLRSYDQLQTALSIGMIATWFWNIGSDRVYGDSNLFQLFGIQGLPTEDGLPLNTFTDAIHADDRSLVVQLIEDAMRLNRTYEAEYRIVTGTGTIKWVLARGRLAYTDQNEPSIFSGVLVDVTDRKKAEIHAQEVEGRLRLAIESAKLGTWELNPITNELTWSDRTKELFGLPVTASVDYPTFIQGIHPTDRDRVERTIQDSLESGSGGHYAIEYRTVGLNDGKIRWLQANGQAFFDEHGQANGLTGTVIDITANKRTEEILQQRVAEQTQVLERQTHQLRTTLDASLNSIIAMTAMRDQTGSIVDFMMDTANEAVIKSNFMTPDQIIGRSLLTVFPGNRENGFFDLYIRVVTNGQAEQSLQYYRDKFGLEGWFEVSAVKQGNDGVVVTYNNVTDRKKVEIAAQQQENELKEAVAELKRSNENLQQFAQIASHDLQEPLRRIQAFSDMLQSQFVDNLSDGEKDMVRRIQKSARRMQMLIRDLLAYSQLTTQREPFSPVSLTSVLTDVISDLEMTITEKKASIDVAPLPVVLGSTSRLRQLFQNLIINALKFSKPDQVPMLQIRVEPAQAHDLPPRLHDQQESPFWLITIIDNGIGFDEKYKDRIFTPFQRLHDPTKYSGTGIGLAICQRVAESHGGAIDVTSQPGAGSTFRVFLPVADTNPD
- a CDS encoding M43 family zinc metalloprotease, which codes for MFRLLLSLSLLFICSQAIQAQDPLGPPDKCATMQMDSALRAKYPQLGTLNDFERQLQLKMVELKKRMAASRQTATVITIPVVVHVVHNGEAVGSGRNISAAQVQSQLETLNEDYRRKAGTPGFNANPVGADIEIEFCAAVVNPQGQTMAEPGIDRYNGNRANWNINDTDGILKPGTYWNPDKYYNIWVLELNEPVAGGGSVLGYAQFPSQSNLAGIPTSSPASTDGVVIDYRSFGNASKGNFPTMRNTYNLGRTLTHETGHWLGLRHIWGDANCGDDFCADTPPQASASSGCPTGRVSCGNANMVQNYMDYSNDACMNIFTLNQKDRIRAVMEISPRRNTLLTSNVCGTLVASRPTSNFQANTRKVLLGGQVRFTDISSGFPTKWEWTFEGGTPATSTEQNPTVTYNQPGKFKVTLVTSNAIGTSDPLVRTEYIEVLNQGLCAEVTNFSGTPTVIREPGGTGYLAGQNSKRAQAVSEFFDNTLSYNNLAGASLKFGVAKAARGAATESVVTVTVWNGRGFQNGPGAILGQKDVPLRTILDDVANNRPTTVTFDKNVPLFGLSYHVGVLLPYAAGDTVALVTSQNGESLFATAWRQNQKGDWLRYADSLGINVSHNITARIGMKPSVQVASSSLFIDPGQTVTLNATGASVFTWSGTGLNTTLGPQVVAQPTQTTSYTVSGSGVDLCTAQATVRVNVRTGTVTATNPLVEQAMTVTPNPSDGLMTVSFSSPLRGALTLAVRNLNGVEIVRQAHQKTTDTFEQSLNLQSASGGVYFVEVRIGEQIFRKRVIKN
- a CDS encoding RagB/SusD family nutrient uptake outer membrane protein, which produces MIRFLRYSIVLTLFSLASCEQVLNKEPVALLVDDLVLNEPNDVQPVRLGLYSSFRGMASPNMIAGDFTADYIQHNGTFTDYRELGTKQITAANGAVDELWVNLYRTIYVANFILDRLPQVSGVTEATRKQVSAEAKFMRGWANFIGAYTYGDIPKVITTDQATNRNIGRTAKADILASVLADYQAALTDLPSVASGSTDVTTNATYINKLNCQAAMARYYLYMKNWALAEQMTSTVISAGVYTLLTNYSDIVLRDFTAESVLEVGYNLTDDPGTSSYSLNNLYVSRREVIPSNQIVAALTSAESGTRSATIGFSVQNLKGNDNGWTVLKYGTASEDNNNIVLMRLAELYLIRAEARAQQGKLTGTSGAIADINVLRTRAKAPAVAVSAQADVLLAVERERVYELAFEGQRWYDLVRTGRAQAVMSAFTPNWNSRYELWPIPQREIQQNPSLNQNPGY